Proteins encoded in a region of the Bacteroidota bacterium genome:
- a CDS encoding helix-turn-helix domain-containing protein encodes MSTKSIRNYDSISAFFQSVGLPIDQFLEFTIHPLEGLHGSVPFRSPDFRTNYHAFLLIQSGSSEYTIDGFRYQLGPGSFYFTTPGHVKSFSIFEELSGFMITFSDSFLKANYPGETEADFPFLYEDTIPVMKVDEPTVARLASQMTQIRQEYLAASPLKERLLGMHLAALLLQTRELLITSTVDRRIRNRPAEITRNFKLAMNRHFRSVFEGKTRQIWQIRDYASVLNIHPNHLSNTIRQETGKTVGNWIDGKLTDEAIRLLRTTALPISEIAWKLAFTDASNFTRFFRRQTGKSPGELRAGK; translated from the coding sequence ATGTCAACCAAATCCATCCGGAACTACGATTCCATTTCTGCCTTCTTTCAATCAGTGGGACTTCCCATCGACCAGTTTCTGGAGTTCACCATTCATCCGCTGGAAGGTCTGCATGGATCGGTCCCCTTCCGTTCACCCGATTTCCGAACGAATTACCATGCCTTTCTTCTGATTCAATCGGGATCAAGTGAGTACACCATTGACGGATTCCGGTATCAATTGGGTCCGGGCTCCTTCTATTTCACTACGCCGGGCCACGTAAAATCGTTTTCGATTTTTGAGGAACTCTCGGGTTTCATGATCACCTTTTCGGACTCATTCCTGAAGGCCAACTACCCGGGTGAAACGGAAGCCGATTTCCCGTTCCTGTATGAAGACACCATTCCGGTTATGAAGGTGGATGAACCAACCGTCGCCCGCCTGGCCAGTCAGATGACCCAGATCCGTCAGGAATATCTGGCTGCTTCCCCGCTGAAAGAACGCCTGCTCGGAATGCATCTGGCCGCCCTGCTGCTGCAAACCCGGGAACTTCTGATCACCAGCACCGTTGATCGCCGGATCCGGAACCGTCCTGCGGAAATTACCCGTAATTTCAAACTGGCCATGAACCGGCATTTCCGCTCTGTTTTTGAAGGAAAGACCAGACAAATCTGGCAAATCCGGGATTATGCATCGGTTCTGAACATCCATCCCAATCACCTGAGTAACACCATCCGGCAGGAAACCGGCAAAACCGTTGGTAACTGGATTGATGGTAAATTAACGGATGAAGCCATCCGGCTGCTCAGAACAACGGCCCTCCCCATCTCAGAAATTGCCTGGAAACTCGCGTTTACCGATGCGTCGAACTTTACCCGCTTTTTCCGCCGGCAGACAGGAAAAAGTCCGGGGGAACTGAGAGCAGGAAAGTAA
- a CDS encoding DUF2784 family protein, with protein MTTRRSSLNPILLADCLVVFHAILVGITVAGGVAVFTGRFSKFQSSDWFAWSFITAAASQLISLVFTGGCVLTQWEKDLRLSSGMATDYKMTFLEQYLPFLPSWLIDGIPMLTLGALIGACIQFFLIRKRKQLRRPE; from the coding sequence GTGACAACCAGGAGGTCATCTCTGAATCCGATTTTGCTTGCTGATTGTCTGGTTGTTTTTCATGCGATCCTGGTTGGGATTACCGTGGCAGGTGGTGTTGCTGTTTTTACCGGCCGGTTCTCAAAATTTCAATCATCAGACTGGTTTGCCTGGTCGTTTATAACTGCCGCCGCCAGTCAGCTGATTTCTCTTGTGTTTACAGGTGGTTGCGTTCTGACTCAGTGGGAAAAAGACCTGCGTCTTTCGTCCGGGATGGCCACCGACTATAAAATGACCTTTCTGGAGCAATATCTGCCTTTTTTACCATCGTGGTTAATTGATGGTATTCCGATGCTGACTCTTGGCGCACTCATTGGTGCGTGCATCCAGTTTTTCCTGATCCGTAAACGGAAACAACTCCGGCGACCGGAATAG
- a CDS encoding aldo/keto reductase — protein sequence MKKIGNQGLQTADLGLGCMGMSDFYGSKSTRNDAESIRTIQAALDKGITFLNTSDFYGSGHNELLIREALRGRSDRPAISVKTGILRTPTGGFAGLDTRPQALKNFAAQTLSKLGTDVIDLYQPGRLDPSVPVEDTVGAIADLIREGKVKYLGLSEVNSEQLRRAHTVHPVTAVEVEYSLATRVLERDLLKTARELGVGIVAYGVLSRGLLSGSLSGSFDPTDFRAHSPRFSGENFSVNQQKMSVLEHMAKDKGCTPAQLAIAWVLHQGSDILPLIGTTSTARLNENLAAQSIRLTSEELNKLSDAYPEGTFAGERYAAQQMGLVLR from the coding sequence ATGAAGAAAATTGGAAATCAGGGTCTGCAAACCGCCGACCTCGGACTCGGTTGCATGGGGATGTCGGACTTTTATGGCAGCAAATCCACACGGAATGACGCCGAAAGCATCCGGACCATTCAGGCCGCATTGGACAAGGGCATTACGTTCCTAAATACCAGCGATTTTTATGGATCGGGACACAATGAACTGCTTATCCGCGAAGCCCTCCGCGGCCGGTCGGACCGGCCAGCAATCAGTGTTAAAACGGGAATTCTCCGCACGCCAACCGGCGGATTCGCTGGTCTGGATACCCGACCTCAGGCACTTAAAAATTTTGCCGCACAGACCCTGTCAAAACTGGGGACCGATGTGATTGATCTGTATCAGCCGGGACGTCTGGATCCGTCTGTTCCGGTGGAGGACACCGTCGGGGCCATTGCCGATCTGATCCGTGAGGGTAAAGTGAAGTATCTCGGGCTTTCCGAGGTCAATTCAGAACAGCTGCGCCGGGCACACACCGTTCATCCGGTCACGGCTGTGGAAGTGGAGTATTCCCTTGCAACGCGGGTTCTTGAAAGGGACCTGTTGAAAACGGCGCGCGAATTGGGAGTGGGTATTGTGGCGTACGGCGTCCTTTCCCGGGGTTTGCTTTCCGGATCGTTGTCGGGATCCTTCGACCCGACCGATTTCCGGGCGCATTCACCGCGGTTTTCCGGTGAAAACTTTTCGGTAAATCAGCAGAAGATGTCTGTCCTGGAACACATGGCCAAAGACAAGGGATGCACGCCTGCTCAGTTGGCCATTGCCTGGGTATTGCATCAGGGATCGGATATTCTTCCTCTGATCGGAACCACCAGCACGGCACGTCTCAATGAAAATCTGGCTGCTCAATCCATCCGATTAACCAGTGAGGAATTGAACAAATTATCTGATGCCTACCCGGAAGGCACTTTTGCCGGTGAACGGTATGCTGCTCAGCAAATGGGGCTCGTTTTAAGATAA
- a CDS encoding superoxide dismutase, which produces MKGLFFSIIFLGFSAVSAQGPYTMAPLPYAYNALEPFIDAQTMEIHYSRHHAGYVRNLNAALAGKEAEKWSLTDLMSRMSTQSEAIRNNGGGHYNHDLFWSILTPEKDTRPSADLEKAILSQFGSLDSLKTLLNKAASTRFGSGWAWLVVTSDGKLAVGSTPNQDNPLMDISPFRGIPILGIDVWEHAYYLKYQNKRGDYLQAIWSVINWKEVSRRYEAAREKK; this is translated from the coding sequence ATGAAAGGTTTGTTTTTCAGTATTATTTTTTTGGGATTTTCCGCGGTTAGTGCGCAGGGTCCGTACACCATGGCTCCACTTCCATACGCTTACAACGCACTGGAGCCGTTCATCGATGCCCAGACCATGGAAATCCATTACAGCCGGCATCATGCCGGTTACGTCCGGAATCTGAACGCCGCGCTGGCGGGAAAAGAAGCCGAAAAATGGTCGCTCACCGATCTGATGAGCCGGATGTCCACCCAGAGCGAAGCCATCCGGAATAATGGGGGCGGTCATTACAACCACGACCTGTTCTGGAGCATTCTTACCCCGGAAAAGGATACCCGTCCATCCGCCGATCTGGAAAAAGCCATTTTGTCTCAATTCGGATCGCTGGATAGTCTGAAAACGCTGCTGAACAAAGCGGCTTCCACCCGGTTCGGATCGGGATGGGCCTGGCTGGTGGTCACCTCAGATGGAAAACTGGCAGTGGGTTCCACACCCAATCAGGACAATCCGCTTATGGATATTTCTCCCTTCCGGGGCATTCCGATTCTCGGGATTGATGTGTGGGAACACGCTTACTACCTGAAATATCAGAATAAACGAGGTGATTATCTGCAGGCGATCTGGTCGGTGATTAACTGGAAAGAAGTGTCGCGGCGGTACGAAGCAGCACGGGAGAAAAAGTAA
- a CDS encoding DsbA family protein — translation MHTLYYFMDPHCGWCYGFKPVMNQIRRDFQDRLEFKLILGGMITGDRVGPVGRMSDYLRTAIPRLEEMTGVTMGESYKHQVIEIGTLITDSTPPSLAVLAMASQKPGQEFTFMETVQDRLFQDGADLNVAESYQPVVLANGLDWDQWLADWKSDPVRFAFSQDVQFTQQIGVSGFPTVVLVNGNTGHLAARGYVPYAELKERVETWLQNQNRS, via the coding sequence ATGCACACACTCTACTACTTCATGGATCCGCACTGCGGATGGTGTTATGGCTTCAAGCCGGTGATGAACCAGATCCGCAGGGACTTTCAGGATCGGCTCGAATTTAAACTAATTCTGGGCGGAATGATCACGGGTGATCGCGTCGGTCCGGTGGGGCGGATGTCGGATTATCTGAGGACGGCCATTCCGCGTCTGGAGGAAATGACAGGCGTGACCATGGGCGAGTCGTACAAGCACCAGGTGATTGAAATCGGGACCCTGATTACTGATTCGACCCCACCGAGTCTGGCCGTGCTTGCCATGGCCAGTCAGAAACCCGGTCAGGAATTCACGTTCATGGAAACGGTTCAGGATCGGTTGTTCCAGGACGGTGCCGATCTGAATGTGGCTGAATCTTACCAACCAGTGGTTCTTGCCAATGGTCTCGATTGGGATCAATGGCTGGCCGACTGGAAGTCCGATCCGGTCCGGTTTGCGTTCAGTCAGGATGTGCAGTTTACCCAACAGATCGGTGTCAGCGGATTCCCCACGGTGGTTTTGGTCAACGGGAATACAGGACATCTGGCGGCGAGGGGTTACGTTCCCTACGCAGAACTGAAGGAGCGGGTGGAAACCTGGCTGCAGAATCAGAACCGGAGCTGA